DNA sequence from the Ruminococcus albus 7 = DSM 20455 genome:
GCTTTGCAAAGGATTTCCATGATCTTTCCAAGGAGGAGCTTATGGATAAGCTCCGTTTCCCCACAAGCGAAAGACAGTTCATTATATATGAAGCACTGCGCAAGGGCGCTACAATAGATGAGATCTGGCAGCTCACCAAGATCAAGCACTGGTTCCTCGAGCAGATGAAGGAACTTGTTGACGAGGAAGAAGCTCTGCTGAAAAACAAGGGCGCTGTTCCCGCTGAGGCTGTACTCAAGCAGGCTAAACTGGACGGTTTCTCTGACAGATATCTGTCTTCTCTCCTTGAAGTTACCGAAGAGGAGATAAGAAATGCCCGCATCGGCTTCGGTATCAAGGAAGCATGGGAGGGCGTACACGTAAGCGGCACAAAGGATGCAGCTTACTACTACTCCACCTATCACCTTGCTGAGGACAACAGCCCTGTTAATACCGAAAAGCCCAAGATCATGATACTTGGCGGCGGTCCTAACCGTATCGGTCAGGGTATCGAATTCGACTACTGCTGTGTACACGCTGCACTGGCACTGAAAAAGCTGGGCTTTGAGTCCATAATCGTTAACTGCAACCCCGAGACAGTATCTACCGACTATGATACTTCCGATAAGCTGTACTTCGAGCCTCTGACTCTTGAAGATGTTCTGGCTATCCACGATAAGGAGAAGCCCGTGGGCGTTATCGCACAGTTCGGCGGACAGACTCCTCTGAATCTGGCTAACGACCTGAAAAAGTACGGCGTAAATATACTGGGTACAACTCCCGAAACTATCGACCTCGCAGAGGACAGAGATCACTTCCGCGCTATGATGGACAAGCTGGGTATTCCTATGCCCGAAGCAGGTATGGCTGTCAATGTTGACGAAGCTCTGGAGATAGCTAACCGTATAGGTTATCCCGTAATGGTAAGACCTTCTTACGTACTGGGCGGCCGCGGCATGGAGATAGTTCACGACGATGAGATGATGAGAGTTTATATGTCTGCTGCGGTAGGCGTAACTCCCGACAGACCTATACTGATAGACCGTTTCCTCAACCACGCAACAGAGTGCGAGGCTGACGCTATATCCGACGGCGAGCACTGCTTTGTTCCCGCTGTTATGGAGCATATCGAGCTTGCAGGCGTACATTCCGGTGACTCCGCTTGCATACTGCCTTCCAAGAACCTGAGCGAGAAGCAGGTAGCTACCATCAAGGAATACACCAAGAAGATAGCTGTGGAGATGAACGTAAAGGGTCTGATGAATATGCAGTACGCTATCGAGGGCGATACTGTATACGTACTGGAGGCTAACCCCCGTGCATCGAGAACAGTTCCGCTGGTATCCAAGGTTTGCTCTATCAACATGGTAAAGATAGCTACCGAGATAATCACAAGCGAACTGACTGGCAATCCTTCTCCTGTACCTCAGCTGAAGGACAAGAAGATAGGTCACTACGGCGTTAAGGAAGCTGTATTCCCCTTCAATATGTTCCAGGAAGTTGACCCTGTACTCGGACCTGAGATGAGATCCACAGGTGAAGTTCTGGGTATCTCACCCAGCTTCGGTGAGGCTTACTACAAGGCTCAGGAAGCTACCAAGACAGCACTGCCCACAGAGGGTACAGTACTGCTCAGCGTATGCGACAGAGATAAGCCCGAGCTTATTGAGATCGCTAAGTCTTTCAGCGAACTCGGCTTCAATATACTGGCAACAGGCAAGACCTACGAGATGATAGTTGATGCAGGTATCCCCGCAAAGAAGATCTTCAAGATCTACGAGGGCAGACCCAACATCGCTGATGAGATCGCAAACGGCGAGATCCAGCTGATAATCAACACTCCCGCAGGCAAGACCAGCGCTCACGATGACAGCTATATCAGAAAGAACGCTATCAAGCACCGCATACCT
Encoded proteins:
- the carB gene encoding carbamoyl-phosphate synthase large subunit, translating into MPKKQDINKIMIIGSGPIIIGQACEFDYSGTQACKALRNLGYEIVLVNSNPATIMTDPDVADITYIEPLNLDRLTQIIDKERPDALLPNLGGQSGLNLCSELDKAGVLKKYGVQVIGVQVDAIERGEDRIEFKNAMNELGIGMPKSQVAYSVDEAVKIAEELKYPVVLRPAYTMGGAGGGMVYNVDELKVVCARGLQASLVGQVLVEECIFGWEELELEVVRDANNNKITVCFIENIDPIGVHTGDSFCSAPMLTIPEDVQKELQDMSYRIIESIEVIGGCNCQFARNPEDGRIVVIEINPRTSRSSALASKATGFPIALVSAMLACGLTLDEIPCGKYGTLDKYVPDGDYVVIKFARWAFEKFKGAEDKLGTQMRAVGEVMSIGKTYKEAFQKAIRSLETGRYGLGFAKDFHDLSKEELMDKLRFPTSERQFIIYEALRKGATIDEIWQLTKIKHWFLEQMKELVDEEEALLKNKGAVPAEAVLKQAKLDGFSDRYLSSLLEVTEEEIRNARIGFGIKEAWEGVHVSGTKDAAYYYSTYHLAEDNSPVNTEKPKIMILGGGPNRIGQGIEFDYCCVHAALALKKLGFESIIVNCNPETVSTDYDTSDKLYFEPLTLEDVLAIHDKEKPVGVIAQFGGQTPLNLANDLKKYGVNILGTTPETIDLAEDRDHFRAMMDKLGIPMPEAGMAVNVDEALEIANRIGYPVMVRPSYVLGGRGMEIVHDDEMMRVYMSAAVGVTPDRPILIDRFLNHATECEADAISDGEHCFVPAVMEHIELAGVHSGDSACILPSKNLSEKQVATIKEYTKKIAVEMNVKGLMNMQYAIEGDTVYVLEANPRASRTVPLVSKVCSINMVKIATEIITSELTGNPSPVPQLKDKKIGHYGVKEAVFPFNMFQEVDPVLGPEMRSTGEVLGISPSFGEAYYKAQEATKTALPTEGTVLLSVCDRDKPELIEIAKSFSELGFNILATGKTYEMIVDAGIPAKKIFKIYEGRPNIADEIANGEIQLIINTPAGKTSAHDDSYIRKNAIKHRIPYITTMAAAKASAEGIRAIKQKTHFGVKSLQAHHADITE